A single genomic interval of Hevea brasiliensis isolate MT/VB/25A 57/8 chromosome 4, ASM3005281v1, whole genome shotgun sequence harbors:
- the LOC110644882 gene encoding LOW QUALITY PROTEIN: MDIS1-interacting receptor like kinase 2 (The sequence of the model RefSeq protein was modified relative to this genomic sequence to represent the inferred CDS: inserted 1 base in 1 codon), with amino-acid sequence MRFSTSKRVLILVPLILLVISHSSLNVGSNSIDEARSLLKWKASLNQASPLLSSWILYPTSSSSHLETNASPCSWHGISCNRAGRVHNINLTSSGSKGTLQEFPFSSLPKLAYVDLSANELYGIIPPQIGHLTKLIYLDLQINLLSEKIPPEIGLLTNLRTLHLNDNKLNGSIPREMYDSIPSCLGNLTNLAWLSLYNNSLSGPIPLEIGKLSNLVELYLDTNSLTGSIPSSLGFLENLTVLNMFNNQLSGPNPEEIXNLKSLTNLSLNTNILSGTIPASLGQLRNIEQLYLYQNQLSGSIPEELGNLLSLVDLELSENQLNGSIPASFGLLSNLQILFLRDNELSGSIPHEIGNLMKLSELDIDKNQFTGFLPQNICVGGLLEKLAVNDNQFTGPIPGSLKNCSSLVRARFDGNQLHGNLSEDFGVYPNLKFIDLSYNKFYGEISSNWGGCHNLSTLKIAGNNISGRIPTDIGNASQLKVLDLSSNHLFGRIPNELGKLTSLLKVVLNDNKLSEGIPSEFGSITDLEYLDLSANRLNQSIPENIGNLAALIYLNLSNNEFSQEIPIQLGKLTHLSELDLSRNFLTGKIPSQLSSLESLETLNISHNNLSGSIPITFEEMHGLSSIDISYNELEGSIPSNRAFQNASIEAFQGNKGLCGDVPGLPPCNFSINKRTSKRSHKMLFLIIFLPLCGAFSLLAFLGVFFCLQKRKDPEADDQDDEEFPISNSVGRIMHDEIIKATNSFDVVFCVGKGGCSSVYKANLPSGIIVAVKKLYSFHDGESTCEKEFLNNIRALTEIRHQSIVKLYGFCSYASHSFLVYEYLQGDNLATILGNDKEAKELDWSKRVNIVKGVANALSYMHHNCSPPIIHRDIASKNIMLDSEFEVHITDFGTAKLLNPDSSHWTALTGAYGYVAPELAYTMKVTEKFDVYNFGVVALEVINGKCPGKIIFSMSSPLVERPLLEDILDQRLPTPSPQVQDELMTIMKVATACLYSNPQSRPTMHMISQILSAKIPL; translated from the exons ATGAGATTCTCAACCTCGAAGAGAGTACTCATACTTGTTCCTTTGATCCTGCTTGTTATTTCGCATTCTTCACTTAATGTTGGTTCTAACTCTATTGATGAAGCACGTTCCCTGTTAAAATGGAAAGCCAGCCTTAACCAAGCCAGCCCGCTCCTGTCTTCGTGGATTCTTTATCCAACTTCAAGTTCTAGCCACCTTGAAACGAATGCAAGCCCATGTTCCTGGCATGGAATTAGCTGCAACAGAGCTGGAAGAGTCCATAATATCAACCTCACAAGTTCCGGTTCAAAAGGTACGCTCCAAGAATTTCCATTCTCGTCCCTTCCTAAACTCGCATACGTTGATCTCAGTGCTAACGAATTATATGGCATCATCCCACCTCAAATCGGTCACCTTACCAAGCTCATCTATCTTGATTTGCAAATTAATCTGTTGTCTGAAAAAATTCCACCAGAAATTGGCCTTCTAACAAATCTTAGAACATTGCACCTCAATGACAATAAGTTAAATGGCTCAATTCCAAGAGAAATGT ATGATTCAATTCCTTCTTGCTTGGGCAATTTGACTAACCTTGCTTGGTTATCTCTTTACAATAATTCACTTTCTGGTCCCATTCCTCTAGAAATTGGAAAGCTCTCCAATTTGGTTGAACTTTACCTGGACACCAACAGCCTAACAGGTTCCATCCCTTCCTCTTTAGGCTTCTTAGAGAATCTCACTGTGTTGAACATGTTTAACAATCAACTTTCCGGTCCCAACCCTGAAGAAA AGAATTTGAAGTCTCTTACGAATCTAAGCCTTAACACAAACATTCTTTCTGGCACAATTCCGGCATCATTAGGTCAGCTAAGAAACATTGAACAACTTTATCTCTACCAAAATCAACTTTCTGGATCCATTCCTGAAGAGTTGGGAAACTTACTGTCTCTTGTTGATCTAGAGTTGAGTGAGAATCAACTAAATGGTTCGATTCCTGCTTCATTTGGTCTTTTAAGCAACTTACAAATCTTATTCCTTCGTGACAACGAACTTTCTGGTTCCATCCCCCATGAAATTGGAAATCTAATGAAATTATCTGAGCTGGACATTGACAAAAACCAATTCACTGGTTTTTTGCCCCAGAATATTTGCGTTGGAGGATTACTTGAGAAATTGGCCGTGAATGACAACCAATTCACAGGTCCAATCCCTGGAAGTTTGAAAAATTGCTCAAGCTTAGTCAGAGCCCGTTTTGATGGAAACCAACTCCATGGAAATCTTTCTGAAGATTTTGGTGTATATCCGAACCTGAAGTTCATAGATCTAAGCTACAATAAATTCTATGGTGAAATCTCATCCAACTGGGGGGGGTGTCACAACTTGTCGACCCTAAAGATTGCAGGGAACAATATTTCGGGTAGGATACCGACTGATATTGGAAATGCCTCTCAACTAAAAGTACTTGATCTTTCTtcaaatcatttatttggaaggatTCCTAATGAATTGGGGAAGTTGACTTCTTTATTGAAGGTGGTCTTAAATGACAATAAGCTTTCTGAGGGGATTCCTTCAGAATTTGGATCAATAACTGATCTTGAGTATCTCGACCTGTCGGCAAACAGATTGAACCAATCAATTCCCGAAAATATTGGAAACTTGGCTGCACTCATCTATTTGAATTTGAGCAACAATGAGTTTAGCCAAGAAATTCCAATTCAGTTGGGGAAGTTAACTCACTTGTCGGAGTTAGATTTAAGCAGGAACTTTCTCACAGGAAAGATACCATCACAATTGAGCAGTTTAGAGAGCTTGGAGACGCTGAATATCTCTCACAATAATCTCTCTGGTTCTATTCCAATTACTTTCGAAGAGATGCATGGTTTGTCGTCCATCGATATATCTTACAACGAATTGGAAGGTTCCATTCCTTCCAACCGAGCATTTCAAAATGCTTCCATAGAAGCATTTCAGGGGAACAAAGGATTGTGTGGGGATGTTCCAGGACTGCCACCATGCAATTTTTCCATCAACAAACGCACCTCCAAAAGGAGCCATAAAATGTTGTTTCTAATAATTTTCCTGCCTCTTTGTGGAGCATTTTCACTTCTCGCTTTCTTGGGAGTTTTTTTCTGTTTACAAAAGAGAAAAGATCCAGAAGCAGACGATCAAGATGATGAAGAATTTCCAATATCAAATTCTGTTGGAAGAATCATGCATGACGAAATCATAAAAGCTACCAATAGTTTCGATGTTGTATTTTGCGTTGGGAAGGGAGGATGTAGCAGCGTCTACAAAGCAAATTTGCCATCAGGAATTATAGTAGCCGTGAAGAAGCTCTACTCATTTCATGACGGCGAGAGTACATGTGAAAAAGAGTTCTTGAACAATATCAGGGCATTAACCGAGATAAGGCATCAGAGCATAGTAAAACTTTATGGTTTTTGTTCGTATGCTTCACATTCATTTCTGGTTTATGAGTACCTTCAAGGCGATAACTTGGCCACAATCCTGGGCAATGATAAAGAAGCTAAAGAATTGGATTGGAGTAAGAGGGTAAATATTGTTAAAGGTGTTGCCAATGCCCTGTCTTACATGCACCACAATTGCTCACCACCAATTATTCATCGAGACATAGCAAGCAAAAACATTATGCTTGATTCTGAATTCGAGGTTCACATAACAGATTTTGGCACTGCCAAGCTTCTAAATCCTGATTCATCCCATTGGACTGCACTGACAGGAGCATATGGATATGTTGCACCAG AGCTTGCTTACACAATGAAGGTGACTGAAAAATTTGACGTGTATAATTTTGGAGTGGTGGCATTAGAAGTGATCAATGGGAAATGTCCGGGTAAAATTATCTTCTCTATGTCATCCCCTTTAGTTGAAAGACCACTCCTGGAAGATATTTTAGACCAACGCCTTCCAACTCCTTCCCCTCAAGTTCAAGATGAACTGATGACAATCATGAAGGTTGCAACTGCATGTTTATATAGCAATCCTCAATCTCGGCCAACTATGCATatgatttctcagattttatcaGCTAAGATTCCACTCTAA